The genomic window GGCCGCCGAGAGCAGGATGATCACGAGGGAGGGCAGGACGATGAGGAGGGGCTGCACCTGCATGAAGCGCGTGAACTCGCTGATCATGCGGCCGGCCGAGGGTTCGGGCGCCTGGACACCCTGACCGAGGTAGCTGAGCGCGGCTTCGATGAGGACCACCTGCGAGGCGACGGACGCGAACTGCACGAAGAGCGGCGTCAGGACGTTGGGGAGCAGGTGCTCGACGATCACCCGATGTCCCCGCACGCCACTGAGCGTCGCTGCGAGGACGAAGTCCCGTTCGCGCAGCGCGATGACCGGGGCTCGCATGACCCTGGCGAATCCCGGCGCGAACACGAGGCCGAGGGCGATGATGAGCGGCCACGGCCCTGTGCCGATGACGACCCCGACGACGAGCGCGACGAGGATCGCCGGCAGGGCGAGCGCCGCGTCCACGATCCGCATGATGATCGCGTCGACCCAGCCGCCCAGGTACCCGGCTACGAGCCCCAGCGCGGTGCCGATGACCGCACCGAGCAGGGCGGCGGCGCCCGAGATGAGCAGACTCGTCCGTGCGGCGAGCGCCAGCCGGGTGAGGTTGTCGCGGCCGAGGTTGTCGGTGCCGAGCAGGTGGTCGAGGCTCGGCGCGGCGAGGGCCGGTCCGGAGGCGGCGAACGGGTCGTAGGGCGGCGCGAGGGTCATCCATCCAGCGAGCAGGAGGATGCCGACGAGGATGCCGGATCCACTCCAGAAGGCGGGGCCGAACCCGTTGCGACGGCGGCGGCCGTCGATCTTCGCGAGCGCGATGGCGCGGGTGACCGTCATGACGTGTGGACCCTCACTCGTGGGTCGATCAGCGGGTAGATCAG from Plantibacter flavus includes these protein-coding regions:
- a CDS encoding ABC transporter permease; translated protein: MTVTRAIALAKIDGRRRRNGFGPAFWSGSGILVGILLLAGWMTLAPPYDPFAASGPALAAPSLDHLLGTDNLGRDNLTRLALAARTSLLISGAAALLGAVIGTALGLVAGYLGGWVDAIIMRIVDAALALPAILVALVVGVVIGTGPWPLIIALGLVFAPGFARVMRAPVIALRERDFVLAATLSGVRGHRVIVEHLLPNVLTPLFVQFASVASQVVLIEAALSYLGQGVQAPEPSAGRMISEFTRFMQVQPLLIVLPSLVIILLSAAWNLLADGLQDHFAPRREPAFSLGRPRGRRGTAVAHHGTSSRTTIDAASTDDAPEKRQQ